The genomic interval CTGGCCCTACTTCCGGGGGCGATGGAGCGGTGAGAGGCTCTGCTGGAGCAGGACTTTCCCCAGGCAGCTCGGCAGTTTCAGCGTCGTAGCCGACCGCGTCCCTCGACTCTTGCAGCGGGGCAATGGGGGCTACGCCCCGGCCAACCGAGAGCCTGGGCAGCGATGGCCCAGCCAACCGGGTGGGCAACGCCGGGGTCGAGCCAGAAGCCGCCCTGGCGCTAGAGGTTGTAGAGGTGGCCCCCGCCGCTATCTGCACCCCCACCAGCTCCAACTCGACGCTGGTGGTGCCCTGCCACTCGTTTTGCTTCAGTTTGTAGGCGACATCGAGGCGATCGGGCAGGGGATAGTACTCGCCCCAGCGCCAGGCGATCGCCTTGATCGTGGCGTCGCCCTTCGCGTCCCCCAGCACCAGCTTCAGGTGGTCGCGGTTGCGGCCCACGGTCTCCTGCTTTAGCACCCGCAGGTTGGGCGTCCAGAACACCGGATCGGGATTTTCAATGCCGCAGGGGTGCAGGTGGTCGATCTGGTCGAACAGGCCCTGGTCAATGTCCCCCAAGCTGGCCTGACTGTCGATTTTGACCAGGGGCTTGAGCAGATCCACAGTCAGGGTTTGGCAGGCGTAGTGGGACAGCCTCGTGGTCACCTGGCGCAGGCGATTAGCCAAAAACGAAAAGCCCCCCGCCGCCCGGTGACCGCCAAATTTCTCCAGCAGGTCGTGGCAGGCTTGCAGGGCGGCAAACACGTCAAACTCGGGAATACCCCGGGCCGACCCGCGAATAACTTTGTGGTCGTCGTCCTCAAAGGTGCCAATGAAGACGGGCACCCCGTAGCGCTCCACCAGCCGCGAGGCCACAATGCCGATTACACCGTGGTGCCAGCCGGGGTGCACCACCACCAGCACCCGATCGCGCTCAATATCCACCGTGCCCAGCGCCCGCTGTTGCTCACACCAGGCGATCGCCTCCTGTTCAATGCTCTGGCACAGGTCCTGGCGGGTGCCGTTGATCTGCTCACACTGCATCGCCCGCTCCAGGGCCACCCCCACATCGTCGGTGGTGAGCAGGTCGATTACAATCTGCGGTTCGCTGATTCGGCCCACGGCGTTGATCCGCGGCCCCAGGCGAAAGCCAATGTGCTCGGGCTTGAGCGGCTTGCTCTGGTCGGCCAGCCCCGCCACCTGAATCAGCGCCTGAATGCCAAACAACCGCGATCGGGGCAGCAGCCCCAGCCCCCGCCGCACCCAGCGGCGGTTTACCCCCGTCAGCGGGGCCAGATCGGCAATCGTGCCCAGGGTAAACAGCTCCAGCAGTGGCCCGGTCAAATCCTGAGTACGCCCCAGGGCCTGGGCCAGACACACCGCCAGAATGTAGGCCACCCCCACCCCCGCCACTCCCCGGTAGGGCGATGTTTCCGGCAACAGCTTGGGGTTCAAAATTGCGTTGGCCGGGGGAATCTCAGGCGGCACATCGTGGTGGTCGGTGACAATCACCGCCAGGCCCAGCTCGCGGGCGCGGGCGATCGGAGCCACCGCCGCAATGCCGTTGTCCACCGTGAGAATAATGCTCACCCCCTCGGCGCAGCAATCTTCCACAATGCGGGTATTGATGCCGTAGCCCTCGGCCATGCGGCTGGGGATGGTGTAGCTCACCTGGGCCCCCAGTGCCCGCAGCGCTCGCAGCAGCAGGGCGGTGCTGGTCATGCCGTCGGCATCGTAGTCGCCGCAGATGGCGATCGCCCGCTGGTCCGTAATCGCCTCCACCAGCAGCTCCAGGCTCGCCGCCAGGTCGGGAAATTCCGCCAGGGGCGAGGGCAGCTGCTGCCGCTCCGGATCGAGAAAATCGGTCGCCTGCTCCAGGGTGGTGATGCCCCGGTTGATCAACACCTGGGTCAGCAAGGGCGACAGCCCGGTCGCCTGGGCCAGGGAGTCCGCCAGTGGGGCATTGGCCGTTGCCACCTGCCACCGCTGGCGGGGCAGCCCAGGGGCACTGGCGGATGTGGTTGAGGGGGCGGTGGCAGACTCAGTCACAGGACAGGGGTACTAGATCATGTGAACTTATCATAGCCGGAGTTTCTGGTTTGGTTACCAGGAAACACCAGTCGAGCAATTTAACTCCGTCAGTATAAAGAGATCAGGGCCGATAGTCACCGATGGCCCAGGGAATAGCAAAGGTGGCGTTTCCTCTGGCTTAGAAATTCCATCAAAGGCTGTGTTCCAGGCAGCGGGCGATCGCAGGGTAAAGCTTTGATTGAATCCAACCGGGGATTACACTTTGTTGCCAGTGCTCCAGAGAAAATATCGGCTGGCCTACCGTCATAGATATGTTCACTATGAACTCATTCAAGGAGAACAGACCATGGTGGCTAAGATCCTGATGCTGGTTGGTGACTTCGTTGAAGATTATGAGGTGATGGTACCCTTTCAGGCACTACAGATGGTGGGCCATACCGTTCATGCCGTGTGCCCAAACAAAAAGTCCGGTGAGTTTGTACGCACGGCCATCCACGACTTTGAGGGCGACCAGACCTACTCTGAAAAGCCTGGGCACAACTTTACTCTGAATGCCACCTTTGCTGATGCAAATCCTGCTGACTACGATGCTCTGGTCATTCCTGGTGGCCGCGCCCCAGAGTACCTCCGCCTCAACCATGATGTGATCGCTGCTGTTCAGCACTTTGCCCAGGCCAACAAGCCGATCGCGGCTATCTGTCATGGGGCTCAACTCCTGGCCGCTGCTGGAGTGCTCAATGGCAAACGCTGCTCTGCCTATCCAGCCTGCGGCCCAGACGTGAATGCAGCAGGCGGAAAGTATGCTGAGGTGCCTGTTACTGAGGCCGTTGTTGACGGCAACCTGGTGACAGCTCCCGCTTGGCCTGCTCACCCCCGGTGGTTAGCTGAATTTTTGACGGTTCTGGGGACTCGGGTTGAACATGCTGAGTTGGTGACAGCTTAGTTATTGGTTGGGGATGGTCTCAATTCCCAGACTGGCAGAACATTGGTGAACTCTTGCCAATAACCAAGGGGAGCCTGGTACCCTAGCCCAGGAAAAATTTCACTTCAGCCCCCGGTGTTCACACCGTGTCCCCGAAGGGGAATCGCGCTGGGGGCTTTTGTTGTCAGCGTTTTGGTTAAGAGCGATCGCACTCTCATCAGCTCCCAAGATTCTAGGCCTCTGCCCACCACCTCAGCCTCTACCTAAGCTGAGTTCCAGATTAACCAGATCCCGCGCACCACGCCGCTGAAATGCTATCGGGGAGAACTCTACCTGCCCCAGCCCTGGACCGACATCTTTGTCCCGCTGAGCCAGGATTCACGATTCCAATTGGGGCCGACTTTTGCTACGGCTACAACAGCAACATTGTCATTGCATCAGGTCTGTTCCAACGAGGTAGAAGCTACTGAATTGAAGCCGCCTTTGGTAACTTCCCATCTAAAGACCCCGTAAAGGGTACAGCGAGTGGTGCCACCTCTGGGCCTCCAACAGTTCGGTGTTCAGGGGATTGGCGAGAGTTAAACTTTGCCTGGGAAGTTGAAAGCTCTACCCGTGGAGCAACCATTGGCACCAGCGACAACCCAAGGGAAGACGATCTGCTAGAGATTTACTTCAACCAGGAAACTTCCTGTCTCACCCCGTATTGGCTCACCAATCCACCCGCCTGGATCACCTTCTAGTCTACTCACTCCCAAAAACCAGCATCTGAATCCGGACTATCCGGGTTTTCAGCCTCACCAAGGCTCTGTAGGTCGAGGCTTTTTTGTATGGAATTATAGTACTTTGAAAATTATTCCGATAAAGACTAAGGCACCGACTAAAACACAAAATAGCAGCACGGACTGCGTAATTATAGAAACGGCGAACAAGCCGATCAACACTAGGACAATGACTCTGAAAATCCATGGGGCAACCCTGGTTAGAAGGCTGAACTTTTCTTTTTCTTCAGCAAGATTGGCAGGTTTAGATGCATCTTTTCCATTGATAATAAAATCCAAGAAGCTAACCAGATTGTTTCTGTGGAGGGCAGCACCATGATCTCCTTCATGGAAGGCGTACTGAAAAATACTATTGTCGTCGTCCTCAAAGCCTTCATACCCTCCTTTGCCAATATCTTTGCGGCCAAGACCATTCAGACCACCACATAAAAAGCCAACCGGGAAATCTAGATTGGCCTGATCATTCCTGAGTTCTTTATACTGGCCTCGCTTGTAAATCTCACGCCAGGGATAGTTGGTTGGTAAAACGCTGCCCGCCAGAATAATTCTCTGAAATTGCATACCTGTTAGCTCTAGGAGAGAATGACCTAGAATATAGGTTCCGTTGCTGTGACCTATAAAGTAGAAGTTTGCATTTGGGTTGGCTGCAAAATAGTCTGCATATTTGTTGTGAAACCAACGTAGCGGACGGCGGTGAAGCCAGGGAAGCAAAAACTCAAGGGCTGATAGATACCCATAGCTCGATTGAATTACCTCAGTGTCGGGTAGCGTTTGCTCAATAAGCTCAGCTAATTGACTGACCCAACCACGATTTGAAGCCCGTATCCCGTGCAGGATAAAGACCACATTCCTTTTGCGTAAAAGCTTCTTCGTTTCTTCGGATCGCTTAGATAGGTTTAAGCCCAAAATAGAATCTCGGAAAATTTGAAATCTAAGCTCCCCATTTTTGCCCCGTTCAATTAACGGCAAAATTCCATGCCCCACTTCTGGTACAGGAATATGAAAGGCATGGGGAAACTGCTCTAAATCTATGCTGTCATCCCTCGTTACAACACTGTCATCTCTTCCCAAGATTTGAACAACTGTTGGGACTGCTTCATCGGGGAGGGAAGCCATGAACTTTATCCATTGCAGTCTCAGGTTTGTGATGAACTCACTGCCGAACATCCCATCCTGACCCGTCATTTTTTTGCCGAGGGATACTGCGCTGAGTAGTTCAAGCAGTAAATCGTAAATTTTAAGCCAAGGACGATTGGGCTTGATGCCTCGATTAACCGCAGCCAACAAGATAAACCTATCAACTGCCTTCCACCAATCTGAAGCCGGTCTACCTGGCTCTATGCCTGTTGAGAGTAGGTAAGCTTGGCGAGCGATAATACCTCCGATGCTATGACCAATCAAAATAATCTTTTCGTAGCCACCCGAGGTAAACCATTTTGAATCTAGCCAATCACAAAAACGCTGGGAGACAGTCATCAGGGGTATAGCACTTAGCGGCTGGCAGCCATGATTCCATCCAGCCCACTCTATTTCTCCTAAATCTGTGACATCATTGAGTTCATTCTGTAGCCGTTTAATCAGTGGATTCCAGGCACTTGTCTTCATTCCAATGCCCGGCACATAAGCAACCAGTGTTTTCTTCATGGCTTCTTGGTTGAGCGGATGGATCACCGCCCCTAGACCGGATCGAGCCGGTGGACAGGGGCATTGAAGCAGACAATCCGATCGCGACCCGATCTTTTCGCCGCGTACAGGGCTAAATCGACGGTGTGGAGCAAGTCGTCTGGGTGGATACCGTGGTCGGGAAAACTGGCGACGCCGCCAGAGACCGTCGTGCGAATGTCTGTGCCTTCCCAGGGTACCGCGGCGGCCGCAAAGGCACGACGAATGCGATCGCCCTGCTGTAGCCCAGTCGCTAGGGTTTGGCGAGGCAAAATCAGCAAAAATTCTTCCCCGCCCAGCCGGTAGGGGCTACTGTCTCCGTCTACCTGAGCCCGCAGAATCTGGCTGAAGGACTGAATGAGCAGGTCGCCAGCCCGGTGCCCAAACGTGTCGTTAACCTGTTTGAAATGGTCGATGTCGAGCATGACAAGAGCTACAGAATAGCTTTCCTGGTGGGCCTGCTGGAGAACCTGGGGCAGGGTTTCATTGAGGTGGTGACGGTTGAAGAGCCCGGTGAGTTGGTCTCGACTGGCCTGGGTTTTGAGCTTAGCCTGGAGACGTTCAATCACCTGTAGCTGGTGGCTGAGGCGGGTATTGGCCTGACGCAGTTCTAGCTCCGACAGATACTGCTGAGTTGTGTCGTGCAACATCAGCAGACGGCCCTGAGCCTCACCTCGGTAGTCTCTCAAAGGCGATATGCGCACTGTAATGTGGATTGGACGGCCAGGGTCTACCCGTTGGGGGCTGGCCTTGCGGGAGCCAGCGGTTTGAGGATTAATCCAGAGGCACAGGGGTGTTTCGGTGCCCTGGTTGTAGTGGTGCAAGAGCTGCGGTAGGTTGGCCAGGGCCCTGTGGAGCGATCGCCCTACCACACTGCTCTGGAGCCCAGTCAGCGATCGCCCCTGGGGATTGATATCGACAATTTGGTGCTCCAGGTCTACCACAATGACACCGTCGCTCATGTGTTCCACCAGCGTTTCGCGGGCAATGGGAACCGCCTCGAAGACCCCTGTGCGAAACAGCCCCCAGAAGCACAGCAGTCCTGTGGCCCCAAACGACATTGGGGTCAGGTTAAGGCCTGCTGGGGACAGATCCAGGGAGTAGATCGCAGCGCCCAGGTAGGGGGCCATTGCGCCCGCCAGGAGCCATCGCGCCTGCCGTCGGTGCAGCGGTCCGCCGCTGAAGGTCGCCCGGCCCAGCAGCTGAATCCCCCGTAGGCTATAGAGCGCCAGGCAGACCAGAATAAACCCGTAGCCAGGACCGTGGTTGTAGATAGCCATGTTGCTCGGCGGGTCAGCCAGCCCCACCTCGGTCCAGACCCACCGATGCCAGGGATTGGTGGCTACCAAAAGAATGTTGAGCAAGGGCCAGAGGCTCAGCCAGAGTAGCGGGCGCAGGGTAAACCGCGATCGCCCATCGACGTAGGCTTGGGCAAACAGCACAAAGAAAATAGTGATACCGCCGGTGCCGACGTACTCCAGCGTGGACCAGAATAGCTTGTCTTCCAGGGCGACCGATGCCGCCTCCAGGGCGGCTACAGCGGCGTAGAACGTCGCTGCCGCCATCATCAGCGCAAAGTACTGTCGGGCCAGGGCGGCCCCTCGCCGGTGCCAGGCCATACTGGTCACGAGGGCGTTGACAGTTGCCGCCAGGGCCAGGATACCCATCTGGGATGTCATCTGAAGGTACATGTAGTAAAGCTTGCCCAGCGTCAACGGTAGATGTCCCCAGGTGCTCACTGAACTTAGAAGCTGGGGTTCACTCATTCCAGATTGCCCAGCTAGCCCCTGGCGCTGAACGATGACGATGCACCTGCTTCAGGGCACGATCTTCCCCCAACAAAAACCCCCGACCGAAGCCGGGGGAAACCCCATCAGGAGACGCCTATCTGACGTTTACGTTTAAAAGCAAAGCCGCCCTTTCAGCGCTTGTAACCAGCCTATCGGAGGGGCGTCGACTTGAGGGGAACACCACCGAGAATTTACTGAAACAATACGGCAAACTTTAAAAATCGTTTAAACGGCTCAACCCGTCAGACAGCGGGTTGATAAACCGACGGAAGGGCAGCCGGGGGCCGACATCAAGCTGACCACCGAGGTAGCCACCTGCGATTCCGTAGGCTGTCGGTAGCCGCTACCGTTCGGGGCCAGAGCGGAGCACCAGAACGGCGATCGCCACTAAAAAGCCCACGTACCCCCCCACAAACAGCCACTCCTGCCAGCTTCCTTCCATTCCCTGCCCTCTAGCTATCCTCTGCCCTAACCAGCGATGGACCCTCGCTCCAGCGGTCGAGCCAGCCCGTCATCTCGGCGGGCAGGGGGCAGCGATCGCGACTGGCGACTGCAATGCACACGTGGCGGGTTTGGGCCTGGGCTGCCACGATTTCCTGGCGCTTGATCTGGTATTGGATGGCAAAGCTGCTGTCGTCGAGGCGGGTGGGGGCGAGGTGGATGGCAACGCGATCGCCACAGTGTAGGGGCCGACGAAAATCTACACTGGCATGGACTATTGGGTAGGCAAGGGTCTCGGCCCCAAAGAACGCCCTCAGGTCAATGCCCGCCGCCGCCAGGGACGCCTCGTAGGCGCTATGGCATATCACCAGCTCATTGGCAAAATACACGACCCCAG from Leptolyngbya sp. KIOST-1 carries:
- the recJ gene encoding single-stranded-DNA-specific exonuclease RecJ: MTESATAPSTTSASAPGLPRQRWQVATANAPLADSLAQATGLSPLLTQVLINRGITTLEQATDFLDPERQQLPSPLAEFPDLAASLELLVEAITDQRAIAICGDYDADGMTSTALLLRALRALGAQVSYTIPSRMAEGYGINTRIVEDCCAEGVSIILTVDNGIAAVAPIARARELGLAVIVTDHHDVPPEIPPANAILNPKLLPETSPYRGVAGVGVAYILAVCLAQALGRTQDLTGPLLELFTLGTIADLAPLTGVNRRWVRRGLGLLPRSRLFGIQALIQVAGLADQSKPLKPEHIGFRLGPRINAVGRISEPQIVIDLLTTDDVGVALERAMQCEQINGTRQDLCQSIEQEAIAWCEQQRALGTVDIERDRVLVVVHPGWHHGVIGIVASRLVERYGVPVFIGTFEDDDHKVIRGSARGIPEFDVFAALQACHDLLEKFGGHRAAGGFSFLANRLRQVTTRLSHYACQTLTVDLLKPLVKIDSQASLGDIDQGLFDQIDHLHPCGIENPDPVFWTPNLRVLKQETVGRNRDHLKLVLGDAKGDATIKAIAWRWGEYYPLPDRLDVAYKLKQNEWQGTTSVELELVGVQIAAGATSTTSSARAASGSTPALPTRLAGPSLPRLSVGRGVAPIAPLQESRDAVGYDAETAELPGESPAPAEPLTAPSPPEVGPETAAAQALTAGPAAPASAEFTFSNRRYAAATTTVAEIATLTISNPEGQRLVVKRGDPQGWLYPPGEAAKPVDLSEPHYGNLVRAGAAAVELLQLTQQLAAAEARLAEQEALLAQKDAQLSALEAENAALLTARTPATSPPETVQTNSRQAEKAAFLAAQVEALPEQPAAAAHLPVPPPAQPPTQPRPPIATPPAPSPPSSPAVVSKPPTVTALPLDEARQQVRQTLSDRVWFCLSAESQTDLAVAIAHLANASDAVADPTVARLATVVERELLQPLLADFARYGDETGDRDLAALASELSQAASLAVLPPLLSETWRSLTAKALTAKAKPRKSLHETTHADTGDTPFPIDDSHRVMLDEFLQGWDHPIARWLTGGGAEAASDLAQVAQLQQASNSLPLWQGQLLQQLVLGQRQKKGILQKIFG
- a CDS encoding DJ-1/PfpI family protein, which gives rise to MLQRKYRLAYRHRYVHYELIQGEQTMVAKILMLVGDFVEDYEVMVPFQALQMVGHTVHAVCPNKKSGEFVRTAIHDFEGDQTYSEKPGHNFTLNATFADANPADYDALVIPGGRAPEYLRLNHDVIAAVQHFAQANKPIAAICHGAQLLAAAGVLNGKRCSAYPACGPDVNAAGGKYAEVPVTEAVVDGNLVTAPAWPAHPRWLAEFLTVLGTRVEHAELVTA
- a CDS encoding lipase family alpha/beta hydrolase; translation: MKKTLVAYVPGIGMKTSAWNPLIKRLQNELNDVTDLGEIEWAGWNHGCQPLSAIPLMTVSQRFCDWLDSKWFTSGGYEKIILIGHSIGGIIARQAYLLSTGIEPGRPASDWWKAVDRFILLAAVNRGIKPNRPWLKIYDLLLELLSAVSLGKKMTGQDGMFGSEFITNLRLQWIKFMASLPDEAVPTVVQILGRDDSVVTRDDSIDLEQFPHAFHIPVPEVGHGILPLIERGKNGELRFQIFRDSILGLNLSKRSEETKKLLRKRNVVFILHGIRASNRGWVSQLAELIEQTLPDTEVIQSSYGYLSALEFLLPWLHRRPLRWFHNKYADYFAANPNANFYFIGHSNGTYILGHSLLELTGMQFQRIILAGSVLPTNYPWREIYKRGQYKELRNDQANLDFPVGFLCGGLNGLGRKDIGKGGYEGFEDDDNSIFQYAFHEGDHGAALHRNNLVSFLDFIINGKDASKPANLAEEKEKFSLLTRVAPWIFRVIVLVLIGLFAVSIITQSVLLFCVLVGALVFIGIIFKVL
- a CDS encoding histidine kinase N-terminal 7TM domain-containing protein codes for the protein MSEPQLLSSVSTWGHLPLTLGKLYYMYLQMTSQMGILALAATVNALVTSMAWHRRGAALARQYFALMMAAATFYAAVAALEAASVALEDKLFWSTLEYVGTGGITIFFVLFAQAYVDGRSRFTLRPLLWLSLWPLLNILLVATNPWHRWVWTEVGLADPPSNMAIYNHGPGYGFILVCLALYSLRGIQLLGRATFSGGPLHRRQARWLLAGAMAPYLGAAIYSLDLSPAGLNLTPMSFGATGLLCFWGLFRTGVFEAVPIARETLVEHMSDGVIVVDLEHQIVDINPQGRSLTGLQSSVVGRSLHRALANLPQLLHHYNQGTETPLCLWINPQTAGSRKASPQRVDPGRPIHITVRISPLRDYRGEAQGRLLMLHDTTQQYLSELELRQANTRLSHQLQVIERLQAKLKTQASRDQLTGLFNRHHLNETLPQVLQQAHQESYSVALVMLDIDHFKQVNDTFGHRAGDLLIQSFSQILRAQVDGDSSPYRLGGEEFLLILPRQTLATGLQQGDRIRRAFAAAAVPWEGTDIRTTVSGGVASFPDHGIHPDDLLHTVDLALYAAKRSGRDRIVCFNAPVHRLDPV
- a CDS encoding acyl-CoA thioesterase — its product is MGYVFEHQVRFHETDGAGVVYFANELVICHSAYEASLAAAGIDLRAFFGAETLAYPIVHASVDFRRPLHCGDRVAIHLAPTRLDDSSFAIQYQIKRQEIVAAQAQTRHVCIAVASRDRCPLPAEMTGWLDRWSEGPSLVRAEDS